Proteins encoded in a region of the Psychromicrobium lacuslunae genome:
- a CDS encoding GNAT family N-acetyltransferase, producing the protein MEIRRAVDEDWPKIFRFYREIMDAGRTYAFPTGQTLEQARPWWMEADPGQTVVAIEDGEIVGSAKMGPNRPGRGQHIATASFLVDQRYKNRGIGRRLGGYVLDWARDARYHGIQFNAVVESNDAAVHLWKALGFETIGTVPQAFDHPEDGLVGLHVMYQKL; encoded by the coding sequence ATGGAGATTCGAAGAGCTGTCGATGAGGACTGGCCAAAGATCTTTCGGTTTTATCGAGAGATTATGGACGCTGGACGCACCTATGCCTTCCCCACGGGGCAAACGCTTGAACAGGCCAGGCCCTGGTGGATGGAAGCCGACCCCGGCCAGACCGTTGTCGCTATCGAGGACGGTGAGATTGTAGGCTCAGCGAAAATGGGTCCAAACAGGCCTGGACGCGGACAACACATCGCTACGGCGTCTTTTTTGGTGGACCAGAGGTATAAAAATCGAGGCATCGGTCGACGTCTAGGCGGATATGTTCTGGACTGGGCCCGAGATGCTCGATATCACGGTATCCAGTTCAACGCGGTGGTTGAATCGAACGATGCAGCTGTTCATCTATGGAAAGCTTTGGGTTTTGAGACTATCGGAACCGTGCCACAAGCATTCGATCACCCAGAGGATGGCTTAGTCGGATTGCATGTCATGTATCAAAAGCTGTAA